The Paraflavitalea devenefica genome contains a region encoding:
- a CDS encoding NIPSNAP family protein: MKLLYCIALFVLLSPASFAQQTDTRYFELRIYYCHPGKLNNLIERFTNHTTRIFEKHGMTNIGYWLPVNNADSALYYVLAYPSKEARDASWKAFGADPEWKQVAAKSEENGKILTKITSVFMTAAAISPIIKASRQGADRTFELRTYTCLPGKLPTLLTRFKDHTLKLFEKHGMTNVAYWTTVEKDSTQPKLVYILAHRSEEAGKKSFDAFRADPAWIAARDASEKDGKIVEKIESIITKPLTFSAIR, translated from the coding sequence ATGAAATTACTCTATTGCATTGCCTTATTTGTTTTGCTGAGCCCGGCATCCTTTGCCCAACAAACAGATACCCGGTACTTTGAGCTGCGCATCTATTACTGCCATCCCGGCAAACTAAACAATCTGATAGAACGCTTTACCAACCATACCACCCGCATTTTTGAAAAGCATGGCATGACCAATATTGGTTATTGGTTGCCGGTGAATAATGCCGACAGCGCACTGTATTATGTGCTGGCTTATCCCAGCAAGGAAGCCCGCGACGCATCCTGGAAAGCCTTTGGCGCCGACCCGGAATGGAAACAGGTGGCGGCTAAGTCGGAAGAGAATGGCAAGATCCTGACCAAAATAACTTCCGTTTTTATGACGGCTGCTGCCATCTCGCCCATCATCAAAGCCTCGCGGCAAGGCGCCGACCGTACGTTTGAACTCAGGACTTATACCTGCCTGCCCGGTAAACTGCCCACCCTGCTCACCCGCTTTAAGGACCATACCCTAAAGCTGTTTGAAAAGCATGGCATGACGAATGTTGCTTACTGGACGACGGTGGAAAAAGACAGTACCCAACCTAAGCTGGTGTATATACTGGCGCACCGCAGTGAAGAAGCCGGAAAGAAGTCTTTTGATGCCTTCCGTGCCGATCCCGCATGGATTGCCGCCCGCGATGCTTCGGAAAAAGACGGCAAGATCGTAGAGAAAATAGAGTCCATTATCACGAAGCCGCTCACTTTCTCTGCTATACGGTAA